One genomic window of Micromonospora sp. WMMD1128 includes the following:
- a CDS encoding ROK family protein, which yields MSVRLSGPPAADTRGAGLLLGIDFGGTKMAVGVADADGRLLAHRRVPTHAEQGAPQALARALSLAGDLVAEVGGPLAAAGVASPGVVRPDGIDLAPNVPGWERLRLADAVGEALDVPRVAVDNDLNAAALAELRLGDLRGVDPGLVVGIGTGIAAAVTVGGAVLPGHRGAAGEIGYAVAGAPWPGTMLELDFSGRALDRLAADLGVPDGAAGLTAAAERPGAARDALAARVDEAARALATCCLLLDPQRIVLVGGVTRSALIRRMLVDRLTEALPHPPDVVRSRFADDAALYGALALARDTVPVPR from the coding sequence GTGAGCGTGCGGCTGTCCGGCCCGCCGGCCGCCGACACGCGCGGCGCGGGACTGCTGCTCGGCATCGACTTCGGCGGCACGAAGATGGCGGTCGGGGTGGCCGACGCCGACGGCCGGCTGCTGGCCCACCGCCGGGTACCGACCCACGCCGAGCAGGGCGCGCCGCAGGCGCTGGCCCGGGCGCTGTCGCTCGCCGGTGACCTGGTCGCCGAGGTCGGCGGCCCGCTCGCCGCCGCCGGGGTGGCCTCGCCCGGCGTGGTCCGCCCGGACGGCATCGACCTGGCGCCGAACGTGCCCGGCTGGGAGCGGCTGCGCCTGGCCGACGCGGTCGGCGAGGCGCTGGACGTGCCCCGGGTCGCGGTGGACAACGACCTGAACGCCGCCGCCCTGGCCGAGCTGCGGCTGGGCGACCTGCGCGGCGTCGACCCCGGCCTGGTGGTGGGGATCGGCACCGGCATCGCGGCGGCCGTCACGGTGGGCGGCGCGGTGCTGCCCGGCCACCGGGGCGCGGCCGGCGAGATCGGGTACGCGGTGGCCGGCGCGCCCTGGCCGGGGACGATGCTGGAGCTGGACTTCTCCGGCCGGGCGCTGGACCGGCTCGCCGCCGACCTCGGCGTGCCGGACGGGGCGGCCGGGCTCACCGCCGCCGCCGAGCGGCCCGGCGCGGCCCGCGACGCGCTCGCCGCCCGGGTCGACGAGGCGGCCCGCGCGCTGGCGACCTGCTGCCTGCTGCTCGACCCGCAGCGGATCGTGCTGGTCGGCGGCGTGACGCGCAGCGCGTTGATCCGGCGGATGCTCGTCGACCGGCTGACCGAGGCCCTGCCGCACCCGCCCGACGTGGTGCGGTCCCGCTTCGCCGACGACGCCGCGTTGTACGGCGCGCTGGCCCTGGCGCGGGACACGGTGCCGGTGCCGCGTTGA